A genomic window from Montipora capricornis isolate CH-2021 chromosome 8, ASM3666992v2, whole genome shotgun sequence includes:
- the LOC138059965 gene encoding F-box/LRR-repeat protein 20-like, with translation MSCASKLESDWLTGVFLERFSKTRGTSGVASVVSIHDEELLRIFSFLPLVDLTTVSCVCRRWYKLTFDHTLWREVDLKRFSRRFTDSEKLDALVLRRFSVCKIQRLDLSGFTVSEETLHILNSSCKTLKALTLKNVTFSSSRAYKATKSQNTAVEIKSFPSFLEYLDIRFSQGHCSVYRKIASSLSNIKQLGVCNTFVYTLMREDILETTVEKMRSLRELDFSQCLLLRDDTLSLFARCGNLQVLSVRKCYLLTGIFIQDFLQICKGLKTLILDGVSIDDSILLSTRWDNSCLTHLDIGWLPLVTPLGLNAVISWISKIDTLEYLRLSVVGDSEALNHKLLYQLRNCLLGRTNRKSNRLNLHCFECALRNGFGTLRHFVCNLDTTRCPVVRISFTKTTKEKPVDNNYDVSPSNTREARKRNRAICSSRVFRSTLHTLETPV, from the coding sequence ATGTCTTGTGCATCTAAGTTGGAGTCTGATTGGCTAACTGGAGTGTTCCTGGAGCGTTTTTCGAAGACGCGCGGCACCAGTGGTGTGGCATCAGTGGTTAGTATACACGATGAAGAATTGTTGCGGATTTTTAGCTTTCTTCCGCTCGTAGACTTAACAACTGTTTCTTGCGTTTGTCGACGATGGTACAAATTAACATTCGATCATACTTTGTGGAGGGAAGTTGATTTAAAGCGCTTTTCCCGCAGATTTACTGATTCTGAAAAGCTTGACGCTTTGGTTTTAAGACGATTTTCGGTCTGCAAAATTCAACGTCTAGATTTGAGTGGATTTACTGTGTCCGAGGAAACCTTACATATTCTTAATTCGTCTTGCAAAACGTTGAAAGCTTTGACGTTAAAGAATGTTACTTTTAGCTCATCACGTGCATACAAAGCAACAAAATCGCAGAATACGGCCGTTGAAATCAAGTCATTCCCCTCTTTTCTCGAATACTTGGACATCAGATTTTCTCAAGGTCACTGTTCTGTGTATCGAAAGATTGCTTCAAGTCTCAGCAACATTAAACAACTTGGTGTATGTAACACTTTTGTGTATACTCTTATGAGGGAAGATATCTTAGAAACAACGGTGGAGAAGATGAGAAGTTTGCGAGAGTTGGATTTTAGTCAATGCCTGTTACTCAGGGATGACACTTTGTCGCTCTTCGCCCGCTGTGGAAATCTTCAGGTACTCAGTGTGCGAAAATGCTATTTGCTGACGGGAATTTTTATTCAAGACTTTCTACAGATTTGTAAAGGTCTTAAAACTCTTATACTTGACGGGGTAAGCATAGATGACAGTATTTTGCTAAGCACTCGGTGGGACAATTCTTGCTTGACTCATCTGGATATAGGGTGGCTTCCGCTGGTAACTCCACTCGGGCTCAATGCAGTCATCTCGTGGATTTCAAAGATTGACACTTTGGAGTATTTAAGACTGAGCGTAGTCGGAGATAGCGAAGCACTGAACCATAAACTTCTTTATCAATTAAGAAATTGTCTATTGGGTAGGACGAACAGAAAATCAAACAGGTTAAACCTTCACTGTTTTGAGTGTGCTCTAAGGAATGGTTTCGGCACGCTTCGACACTTTGTTTGTAACCTTGACACAACTCGTTGTCCTGTCGTAAGGATTTCATTCACAAAAACGACAAAGGAAAAGCCAGTCGACAATAATTACGACGTTTCCCCGAGCAATACCAGAGAGGCAAGAAAGAGAAATCGAGCCATTTGCAGCAGCAGAGTGTTTAGATCAACATTACACACATTAGAGACACCAGTTTAA